The Labrus mixtus chromosome 14, fLabMix1.1, whole genome shotgun sequence nucleotide sequence GTACAACAGGCTATAACCTCTCTACTGTTAGTTTTTAGTAGGAGCAtttctttttatactttttattaaagACATAATGAGGAAAGCCTTTAATAGATAAACAATGATTCTGCTTTAAAATGACTGATAATCAGttgtttgaaaacatttattgtCTAGTCTGTATTATTCCAGAAGATTCCTATGCCTAGTCCCAGGTACTCCGTATTGCTCATTTCTGGTTAGTGAGTCCTTTTTAACTTCtgcctttgtctctgtgtctccaaaAGAAAGCAGATGGCTGTAACAAGATGACCTGTACCTCTTGTAGACAATACTTCTGTTGGCTGTGTCAGGGCCTGCTCAGCAAAGTCAACCCATACAGTCACTATAATAACCCCAACTCGCCGTGTTACAGCCAGTGAGTgatgtgtttcttgtctttttttcagtcatttgCCATTCTGGAGGCTTggtgtaatgtgtttttctcgCCTGTTGCAGACTCTTTCAGGGTGTGGATCTTGAAGAAGAAGATGCCTTCTGGAGCGATGAGGAGGACTGACTGCAGTGCAGAGCCTTACAGCTGTATGCTCCATCTCAATGCACTTTATCTCACATTACCATCACCTTAACTCTGGCTCTCACTACATGTCTTTTTACACAGCTGTGTACCAATGTTAGCGTTTTTCAACACTTGAAAGACAGCTTTTGGTATGAAACATAAATGGCAGATTTCGCGTATATCAAAGAATCAGGAAAGGAAAGATTTATCTTTAATCTCAAAAGGAATAGAACAAGAAAGCAGTGGTAATAGTAGTAAAAGTAAACCCCTTCAAATATTTATCGAAGCATTCAGCAACGTCTTTGCCTGACTTAGAAAGTCACatcaaaacaaggaaaaagaaaaattaactttaaataaacttgagtgtgaataatgaaatatatttttatgatCCAATAAAAGGATCATACACATGCAATAATGATACAGAATAAAACGAAGGATAAGATTCGTTACTCCACTTTGATTTCATAACTTCTtgggttttgttgtttgttacaGTTTTAGGAAGCTTTTCCTGACTCACAGTGCTCTGTACAAAGTGTTGTTATGATGAgttcattcaaacacattttgtgaaGGTCTTATGAGAAAAGCCAGGTGGGTTAAGAAGTGGAATTTAATGAGATTGGTTGTGGGAAATGGGTTCATAATGAGTTCTAGTATCATGCATATAGCAGATCCTCTGATTGGGTAATGGGGATTGGAATcatggtgtgtttttgttcggGACTTCGGTGCGAGGTAACAGCTCGATAACAGCCAACGGGCTGGATTTATTCAAAACCTGCTTTTTACAACTCATCTTTTCATTTGGTTGCCAAACATCAGTGTCAAGGAAAGGACAAAGAGTATCTTGATCATGTctagaaatacaaaaaatattttgtataatgtttgttaaacatgtataatttattgtttttctctcttgcgTTTGTTCACAAAGGGAGCAGATGATGCAAGCAGTTCTATTTGAACAGAACTAGGTGGACTTAATCACTGATTTTCTCCTCACCGATTCCAAAAACTGTCTCGAAATAAATGTTACAACATAGAATGATGTCTATTCTATTTATTGCGTCAAAGACTGGTAATAACTGACCCAGCACTTATGCTTTCACTGTGTGTAGCTCATTAATGATATTTACACACAGTCTGTGGTGAAGATGCACAGCTATGCAGAAGCTTAAAATGATTTCCATCTACAGAGGTAGACATATTTTCAGTCACATACAGCTGTTCAATGTCAGAAGGAAAAATCATGAGAGAAAACAGTTGTCTAGctttattaaaacaattaagTTGATGTTTCTTATTCTTAAAATCACACTCCTATTTAAAGGGAAAGCAAAAATATGACACCACAGCTAAACACCTGAGAGCTATATAGGATGTAAAGTCAGAGCTAAATCCCATGAAGCCATCAAGTTTCGGATCATACATTTTAAGTACGTTCATGTTACCTTGGACGTATTATTTAATAAGTGATGTAAACAACATTGTCATTTAGTTGTTGGAAACATAATTTCATAGCAGACACGCAGGAAGCGTCACggtgcacattttaaagcttggCTTGATCTTTGTCTCCCTTTCTCATGAAAAATCAGAGACTTCTTCACTTTTGAGCCCAGATTGTTTTCTATAAGACATTCTTATTatctaacatttaaaaaaaatgtaagataagtTACCTTATTAACATCTTAATACCATTTTCTATATAATATTCatcaaaaaggacagattttgAGTCATTGATTGACAAgttttaacaaagaaaacaatagcATTATGACTTTAATGTAGATGGTGGACCTTGTTGAAGTATAACAGGTTTTTCTTACCCCCCATATTGTTCACAAACAGCACTAGCCTTGTTTTGCTGCTGATTTATTTGGTTGAGACCAAATGATTAAACCAAGATTTAgtgttttaatgtattattaagagatgtgtttgtctttagtTTGTTAAGTATACAGTATGTCTAAGCCTTTACATCATCTTCTTACCTGCAAAATGACCCATATTTACCCTGTAATCCAGAGGTTATgctgtgacagagagaaaacaatgaaacactaaagaaacaaagagcCCACGTTGAAGCCTGAGATTGAAAAGGAACGACAACATGGTGTAATCCCTTTGGCTAGAGTTGCTGACAGGGGATAACCCTTTAAAATggcccctctccccccccccccccctgcagcccCTGCCTGTCTTTCTCCACACACCGACCGACAGACTGCCCTAACTGTTACTATGCCCGTAAAGACACCTGctctcacaaacacaggaaaccATCACTAGCAGCACCTGGTCAACACTGAGGAGCTTCAGTTACCCTGAAATCACTCATCGCTCTCTCCCTCGCCGAACCAAACAGACAAGAACAGACTCCGAAGGAAAAAGGTCAGTAGATTTTGTTGTGGGGGGGCTAATTGATCGTGGCCTGTTAGGGCTCAGGCTGTGATGATGAAGTCACCTGTGTCAGTGTCATGGATGTGTGATATTCTGCCAGCCAATGATTCTATGAAAAGCAGAGGATTTGTGCTGGAACATCAGCGTTGAGTCAAAGAGATAAGCTCTGCCTGGCTGAGGAGGCTGTTagtttttaaacaattttacaGTCACAGGCCCACACTAACTTGAcatgaaactttattaaaggCTTTGAGACTGTGTGCAAAAAGTGAAGCTTTAAATAGAGTTCCTTAATATAAATTAATGTGGGCCTTATAATCCCTTAATCAAGGATGCTTGTTACATGTCATAAGCCTATATATGTCTCACACATAGTATCATACAAATATTTTagctgtttaaaaaagtaaaacaagctCTTTGAGGTCAATTATTTTAACTTGAACAAGCTTTTTTGCTTCATTGGGATGAATTAACAACTTAGCTTACATGAATGTATTATTAAGTATGcactcaaacacattttattattctttCAAAGGATCTAAAGCATCAGCtaagtgttttttgtgtgacatTTTCAGATATGAAAGGTGTTTTTCACACTCAAGTAATGAAGACTTTATTCAACTACAATAGGAACAGTTCACTAAATAATCAAAGCCATCAAAGCCTAAACAATGTCAGATTTCACAAATTCTTACTCACCATGAAACATGACACTCGTAAAATCAGAGGAATCAAAATAAATACTTGCCCTCCGGGCTTTAGCAAGCTCTGCAACAACAGCGACAAAATCAATTCCTATGTTCGATCATCTgtacaaaaaaagacttcattGTTTGTGAACGACATATACCCTCCATAATCAATCATCATAGAGAGttcaatacacacaaaaacaagttacTCATTTAGCACTTCTCCCTAAATCTCACAGCTCACCCCTGTTCCTCCTGAATTCTTTATGAATAGGCCATCCTGTAAATATAAAGTTACTGAATCAAGCTTCAAGTTAAGTGATGTGAAAGTAATTCACAACTCAGTTCTTGTAGCTTTATAGATCAAATCTTTTAAAACTGCTAAACTGTCAGTAGTCATCTGTGACAACTCGAAGTCAGAGGCTTCATGAACTATTCCCTCTCCTGTTAGAGATAAAGTAAGGCCAAACCATCGACAGCTCATCTACTGCGGGACCGAGAACAAGAGTGAGGTCACATCATGATtgagagtgacagagagctgTCGGCCATGGTGCAGGAGCTGTGGGACAATGATGTCAACAGACTGAAACCTGGGAAAGACTACAGGATCTCTCTGCAGGTACACAATGCACACAGTCCCAGATCCACACCGCTCTCTTTAGCTGCAGTATTTCATTATGTATGTCCATGTGTTCTACATTCACTGGAAAACTAGCtggccttaaaaaaaacaaacagctgcagtgGCTCACATGGTAACTTAGTTATTTAAGAGCCTCAGCTCAGTTTTGGCCAGCATCTTGTATTAACTTTTACACATGTAACACCAATAAATGTCAGGtcttatttgatagttttgaatggttctcctctttttcctctctcctcaggGCAAAGCTGGAGACAGCTTGGCCATGAACGACGACAACAATGATGGAGCAGGATACCCTCTATTTACATTTGTCGAtgagaacattttcaagaaggaGACATTTTTAGGTAAGTGCATGAGGCTAaaggaattttttttatttttagatagttacacacattcattttataaattaaattaaatttataaATTAAATCTACAAAAGAATTTGTATATTCCTTCATGATGTTGCCGCCAACAGCTGGGTGTTCTGGGTGAGGTATTAGTTACTGCTTGTTGCACAACTGCACTGTGTCAGAAAGTGTTTGATTTGTCTTGATCTCTTCACACATTGCCCCCCGTCAGAGTAAAGCCTTTTCATCGACTGATAATCTCCTTATGACGAACAGTGGCATGTTGCATAAGCACAGAGCACGCTGAGTTCACTGCGCCGTGAAGACAAAGATGTTCCCCCAATCAGCGGCTTCCCCCTTCATCCTCTAAATAACAGCTGAAGCTTCCTTTCAGCAATTTTTCATCTAGTGATCCTGAATTATTTTCTATAGCTTGTGAGAGGAATCATACCCTGGCACCGAGCTGTAAAGGCTGTTGGGTTATGTAATAGTTTGTATTCAGAGTTCACCCTGAGGCTGCTGTTCCATTGAAAAGGGGGAGTATTCCTACCTCCTTGTTATTTGTTATGTTAGCTCAGCCTTTAGCAGTCTGCTTCACTGTCCTTCACCTAATTATCTGAGCTGgtgagacatttaaaacaaaacgtATCACAGTAAACACATAAATCTGGGTTttaagacactttctgtctgaACTATTCTGAGTTTGATGTTTTGTGATCAGCGTCTCTGTTGTCACGTTTCTTGGGACTGGACTGCACATAAACATTTACCGGTACTATGTTCCCAAAAATCTAATTTGATCCCAGGCGGTTTGACTAAACCACTTTTTGAagagtgtctgtgtttgtttctgcagcctTTATCTCCCTGTTGGATAACTATGAGAGCGACACCGGTGAGCCAGAAATTGTGACCCCGGAGGAGGTGGCAGAGAACCACAAGTTCTTGGACCTCATCATACAGACTCCCACCATGAAGGTACCTGTgggcacattttaaaacaaaccctCCTCTCTTGCTGTGCCTCATAAAGGCCCATTTCAATCAAGTATTAATGAGAGGTATAAACAGAACACATCTGTTGTTGTTATGTTCTTATCATATCTTAGACACCTTGAGGTAGTATCCGTACCAAACAGACAAGCAATGCAGTGTTTGCAGAACAATGAATGCAGATAATTGACCAGTTCTGCTCCAAGGTTTTTAATGGTTGGGTCAGGACAATAAGACAAAAGTCTACAGCTACAATAGTGCCTCTGAGGGCTTTTACGCAGACACAGCTTTGCCATCAGCTaaatgctaatattagcatggTAAaagattcaagtttttttttaagttataagTTTGTGAATAATGTTGGGCAGAAGGTAAGAAAGTGCTGTTGGCTCTTAAGGGAGTCAACAAATCAGTAAATCAATTAGGTTTACATgtaggcctatatatatatatctatatatatatatatatatatatatatatatatatataaacttgTGGTCTCACAATATGATTTTGCTAACCCTTAAGCTACTAGTGTCACTTTGTATGAGACTCAAACATTTGACAGGAAgttcttgtttgtttgcagaTTGCTCATAAATACCTGGTAGAGAAGAACCTCTCTCCGGCAGATAACACAAAATTCAAGGAGCAGCTGTACAGAATCTGGTTTGAACTTTATGCGAGGAGAGGATCCAGCAGGTGGGTGGACCTAAATATCACTTCACCAGTGGAATCTGGCACTTAGACGGTAACCGTCCCACTCTATGAAACTGCCTCCGTGTAGCACGTTCAGTTTCTTCATCACTTTGAGTGGAACATGTCCAAGATGAAATGTTGCTACAAAACAGTGATTTTGCCCTGATCGCACATGACTCCATTCAATTCGGTTTCCTTCTTTGATGCAGAGTTTTCAGATTCTGAGCGTGGAGCAGATTATAAGCACAACAATGAATCAGCAAATCTGTAAGTGGTCTCATGTTCTCCCCTCTAACTCCCATTAGGCCAGACTCCTCAGGGTTTGAGCACGTGTTTGTTGGAGAGACGAGAGGCAGGCGAACAGTCATTGGCTTTCACAACTGGATCCAGCTCTACCTCCAAGAAAAGCTGGGACACATTGACTATAAAGGCTACAGTGTCAATGCAAATTCACCTCAGGTATGATGTCATTGTTTTCCCTGCTTTGATTAAAATGTACCAAAATAGTAAAAGAATGTGAATTGTATATGTATGTACAACATGAGAGACATTCATGTATCAAGTCAATACATAAAATGATATTTATCTTCCTGTTTGACATGGgaaatcaacattttcacagttttatttttttaaggcaaCATACTTTTtgagttgtgatttttttagagtaaacaaaaacaacaaagttatCACAATCATAAccacatacatacaaaaaaatctgtcataCCAAAATCACGTACTGTAATCATAataagaagacacacagaagcacatAGATGATAAACCTAACTTCAGGCTAAGACCACGTTCGCTCCCTTGAATTTTGTCTTTCTCACCTAAACCTTTGAATTTTGCCTCTGAGCTGTTTAAAGCTTGAGAATCAATATGTTTTGTGTTCAGTAGTTTGCTTCTTGCTTGATATATGTGTTGAGGTATGGGATTATCTGGGGCTAGCTTTAagtacacttaaaaaaaaaggggattaTCATATGTGAACACAGctttaaaatgacatatttgCTCCCTGTGGCTTCTGTTACAAGGTTTATATTTGAAACGATTTGCAGTtagataaaacacatttttagtaTAATCACAGACGGAGCCTCCTGTACTTTGAAACACCGCATTATTTTATAAACCCTTTTCTACACTTCTCACTAGTCCTTAATGCAGCTTCGTGTGTTACACATGTTCAAAGTCATGCTACGACTTTATAAGCTTATGCTGTGAGACACTTGGTTTTAATTGTGAGACACAAAGTTCAAAATGTGAGATGAAGAAAAGATTTTTTATATATACTCCTCTCAGAATGTAGAGAACGCACTGATCAATCTTTTAAAACCACCCTACATGTTTCTTCATCCGTTACCCCCCTTCTCCACTGCTCCCTCATCACTAAATgatctcttttctctctctctctcactgcagcCGGACGAGAACAAACACATCCTGGCGCTACAGTTCAGCTGGAAGAACGGTATAAAGCCCAAAGGCAGCATCTTCATCGGTGTCAGCCCGGAGTTTGAGATCGCCCTCTACACCCTCTGTTTCCTCAGCTCACCCAACGAGCGTGTCAAAGTCCAGTTCAGTTACTACGACGTGGAGATTGTTTGCCACCACTACAACCAGAAGCACATAGGCACCACTTACCCTGTGCTTCTGAAATACCAGAACCCTGCCAAACGTAATTAGAAATTCATTTCAGATTTAACTTCTCCAACACTTGAACTCGCATACAAAGTGTCACAGGTattgttgtgttctttttattttagattaagAAACAATAAAACCTTACAAGACCCTGATTCACTTGTTCTTATTGCACAATGAAACCAATTCTGAGAGAAGATTAAAGATTATAGTGAGTGATACATAAATGAATTATGTATGCTACTGCTTAATCTTTGACTGACTGCTCATGAGTTACTCTCAACGTTTGGAAATTGCGATCAAATACCTGAATGCAGGTATTGATCTCTTTCAGTTTCTCACTTTTCTTCACTTTATAATGACATAAATGTTAAAGAGTAGGTTAAACAAGTTTATTCTTTATCAAATCTCAGTTTCAGTATGATCTTCAAACTTAACACCTTGCATGTAGCAGTGATGTTAGAATTGTTTCtcattatgttatatatttgttattattCAAATGATCTGGATATACAATATTTTGCACACCTGATATATATCCCTGTCACGTCCTATCCAAAATATTGGCTTTATAATCTGCCAATGATTAATACACAGCTGTGATTTGGATTTTTAGACGTGTTGTGAGGTGTCTTCTACTCAATATAGCCTACTTTAATTGACCTTAATGTCTATGTATGTAGCTGGGTGTCAGTGTGAATTCTCAGCCAAATCAACCTTTATTTGCATCACTGATGAAGGTAGCCTATATAAAATGAGCGTTTCAATAATATTAATTGTTGTTTCGCTTCGTTTCAAATGGGAGCAGTGGAGGGTTTGTTTTGACCATTGACGTCAATCAAGTGGCGAGTAATGACTGCGTCAAGAAAGTGACATCTAAGATATGATGTAAGAAATGGTTGgaaacatatttcaaaataatagcaattctttatttattttaccaaaaATGTTGACATAACACAGAAGtagccaagaaaaaaaaacacatggtatggtatgattgATACTAATCACTTCACCAATAATAACTCAGTAATTACAACGAAACTACTTTCGCTTCTCATtttgaactttattttgaaaggcaaacaggaagtgtaatGTATTACGCTAACAACCCTCCGCGCTTGACAGTGGTGTGACAAACACTGAGCAGTCGAGTCGAGTCGAGGGTGAAACAGGTTTTCATTGTGGCGTGGATTCACTTCACAGTTTGTACAGTTATATAATTTGGGGGTGTTCTCTCTAGATTCCGGCGGCGTTTACATTTCTCTGTTGTTGATTGTCGGATCGGAATGGCCGAGCCGAGCGCCAGATATCAGCAGGTATGATAAACTATCAGAAATATATCTACAAGCGAAACACGTTAAACATTTATCACGACGCTCACGTTGGATGTTTACTGTCAAAAATGGCACTGGCACTTACTTACGGAAGCTCACAATCTCTAGACTCTCTAGAGTGACGTCATTATCACCAATTAGTTCGGGTTTATTACGATAGATCACCTAGATCATCTCACCTGGTGAAGCTAACATAAAAAGTACATTAACGTGTCccagttagctagctagctagaaAGGATATCAACCTCACGTCACATGAATGTTAACTTAATTATATGTTTGTCTCTTAAGGTGTCTTAGGTTTTACTGTTTGCCACATATTAAGCGTTTTACTGGGATTAAAAGATAAACTCTTATCTGTCCTGTGTGTATTAGTACATGCTTATGGAAATGTCTGGGTAGCACATGACCAGCAGTGGGTGTGTCGTTTCCATTTAGTTAAACAGGTAGCTTAGCtagctgtgttttgtttgggCTGAGCTCTTTTCTTTCAGgcctactttcttttttttagtaaatGGACACCGAGATAGTGCTAAAAGTGACACATTGACTTAAGTGAAAGCTGGTTAAAGCCCCCTTTTCCAGAAAAATGTCACGATACTGTCATGATTAATACCAAgcatgttgttattgtttacATATGTGACGAGGACTCTGTTAGAGCTGTTActaacatttaatttgatttattttgattatattCTTAATTGTTTGatccaaaaaatataaaaaatgccATCCAAAATTTCCAAGTGGCCAAATTGGTTTTACACTGCTTTTATGttccatccatttttttttatttttatttgatggactatttgtttaaaaactcatttttgaagatgaatgtaaaatatgttgtgttttgcatATTTAGCCGCATTAAAGATACCTTTTTTACTAAAGGACTCACTGGGTATGGCCAGCAAGTAATGGCTGGCCAGTAAGAGTTAacttaatgtaggcctacatgtaGCCAGTCACCTGTCAACACAGTCCCCATTCACAACGAGTTTTCTTTGAGgagatttaaagaaagaaaacatgagacTTATTAAATACTCAAGTGTTAGTTAATCAAATGGTCTTAATCTTGTTAACCAGAATCAATGGTAAAGACTGTAGTTCAGTCAAGACTCTGTCTTTAAAGTTATAGACACTGTTTCCCCTGCtcatgtgtttcctgtttgaattTTCCATCCCACTTCTCTGATCATTTAATATACTCTTTGTTATTCAGGTAGTGTTTAAGAAGACCAGCGTGTTGCAATGATCTCtttttacaaaaatagaaaatatatacactacACTTAAACTTCTTTACCTCATCTGTTTCAAATGGAAAGCAGCCAGGGCTGCCACCTATGCAGTGTAGCCTTAAATAAACCAGGAtgtggtttctctctctctctctctctctttctctttcactctctctttctctctctctttctctctcagctgccAAATGAGGAGGACCCAGAGGAGAGTCCACAGGTAGCAGCTGATGCCCCACCCCCATACAGCAGCGCCACAGCAGAAAATGCTGGTAAGTCCCTAATTCACCCAGATGTTTCCCTGATGCTGAGGTAATTTGCTTTGGTGGAATAGGGGAGTCATATATGTGTTTTACACAGGGAGAACTTGAGGAAACATATCCGTATAGG carries:
- the endou2 gene encoding uridylate-specific endoribonuclease B is translated as MIESDRELSAMVQELWDNDVNRLKPGKDYRISLQGKAGDSLAMNDDNNDGAGYPLFTFVDENIFKKETFLAFISLLDNYESDTGEPEIVTPEEVAENHKFLDLIIQTPTMKIAHKYLVEKNLSPADNTKFKEQLYRIWFELYARRGSSRPDSSGFEHVFVGETRGRRTVIGFHNWIQLYLQEKLGHIDYKGYSVNANSPQPDENKHILALQFSWKNGIKPKGSIFIGVSPEFEIALYTLCFLSSPNERVKVQFSYYDVEIVCHHYNQKHIGTTYPVLLKYQNPAKRN